Proteins from a genomic interval of Candidatus Rokuibacteriota bacterium:
- a CDS encoding aconitate hydratase codes for MAVDQIKRLYESMPATLDKARRRFGRALTLAEKILVAHADNFDTQEWSRGKAQLRLRVDRVSLQDATGQMALLQFMQAGKKQVAVPSTVHCDHLIRAQSGASDDMKRAVTENSEVYEFLHSAARKYGIGFWKPGAGIIHQVVLENYAFPGGLMIGADSHTPNGGGLGMVAIGVGGADCGEAMAGLAWEVLDPKLIGVRLTGKLSGWTSAKDVITHLLGVLTVKGGTNKIVEYFGPGAESISATGKGTICNMGAELGATTSLFQFDDRMAAYLRATDRADIATLAEQHRAHLVADPEVLADPKKHYDEIVEIDLSELEPTIVGPHSPDRARPVSKLAAEVKKEGWPAQIKAALIGSCTNSSYEDMKRAAHVAMQASKAGLKAKTPFLVTPGSERIYQTIKRDGIMAIFEQVGGTVLANACGPCIGQWKRSDVGKDETNTIVSSFNRNFPGRNDGSAATLSFLTSPEIVTAMAFAGTLEFDPVHGTIPGPDGKAFRFTAPESEELPKAGFAKGEEGYEAPAADGDSVVVAVAPSSERIQLLQPFPLWDGNDFDALPILVKTKGKTTTDHISPAGAWLRFRGHLDKISDNMFLGAVNAFTGEAGKGVNPLTGEKGQNFSKIARELKAKGMGWAVIGDENYGEGSSREHAAMSPRFLGCKVVIVRSFARIAETNLKKQGILPLTFSKASDYDLIDQDDRLSVTGLAHLAPGKPVTVVITKPGGKTVTIQCLHSLTDEQIGWFKAGSALNALR; via the coding sequence CAGTTCATGCAGGCGGGGAAGAAGCAGGTGGCGGTGCCGAGCACGGTGCACTGCGACCACCTGATCCGCGCTCAGAGCGGCGCCTCCGACGACATGAAGCGCGCCGTCACGGAGAACAGCGAGGTGTACGAGTTCCTCCACTCCGCCGCGCGCAAATACGGCATCGGCTTCTGGAAGCCCGGCGCCGGCATCATCCACCAGGTGGTTCTCGAGAACTACGCCTTCCCGGGCGGCCTCATGATCGGCGCGGACTCCCACACGCCCAATGGCGGCGGCCTCGGCATGGTCGCCATCGGGGTCGGGGGCGCCGACTGCGGCGAGGCGATGGCGGGTCTCGCGTGGGAAGTGCTCGACCCGAAGCTGATCGGCGTGCGCCTGACCGGGAAGCTCTCGGGCTGGACGTCGGCCAAGGACGTGATCACGCACCTCCTGGGCGTGCTCACCGTCAAGGGCGGCACCAACAAGATCGTCGAATACTTCGGCCCCGGGGCCGAATCCATCAGCGCGACCGGCAAGGGCACCATCTGCAACATGGGGGCCGAGCTGGGGGCGACCACTTCGCTCTTCCAGTTCGACGACCGGATGGCCGCGTACCTCCGCGCCACCGACCGGGCGGACATCGCGACGCTCGCCGAGCAGCACCGGGCGCATCTCGTCGCCGACCCCGAGGTGCTGGCGGATCCCAAGAAGCACTACGACGAGATCGTCGAGATCGATCTCTCCGAGCTCGAGCCCACCATCGTGGGACCGCACTCGCCCGACCGCGCGCGGCCCGTCTCGAAGCTCGCGGCGGAGGTCAAGAAGGAGGGGTGGCCGGCGCAGATCAAGGCCGCCCTCATCGGCTCCTGCACCAACTCCTCCTACGAGGACATGAAGCGCGCGGCGCACGTCGCCATGCAGGCCTCCAAGGCGGGGCTCAAGGCCAAGACGCCCTTCCTCGTCACGCCGGGCTCGGAGCGCATCTACCAGACCATCAAGCGCGACGGCATCATGGCGATCTTCGAGCAGGTCGGCGGCACCGTCCTGGCCAACGCGTGCGGTCCGTGCATCGGCCAGTGGAAGCGCTCCGACGTGGGCAAGGACGAGACGAATACGATCGTCTCCTCGTTCAACCGCAACTTCCCCGGGCGCAACGACGGCAGCGCGGCGACGCTCTCCTTTCTGACCAGTCCCGAGATCGTCACGGCGATGGCCTTCGCGGGCACGCTCGAGTTCGACCCGGTGCACGGGACCATCCCCGGGCCCGACGGCAAGGCGTTCCGCTTCACGGCGCCGGAGAGCGAGGAGCTTCCGAAGGCCGGCTTCGCCAAGGGTGAGGAAGGCTACGAGGCGCCGGCCGCCGACGGCGACAGCGTCGTGGTCGCGGTGGCGCCCAGCAGCGAGCGGATCCAGCTCCTCCAGCCCTTCCCGCTCTGGGACGGCAACGACTTCGACGCTCTGCCGATTCTGGTCAAGACCAAGGGTAAGACCACGACCGACCACATTTCACCGGCGGGCGCCTGGCTCCGGTTCCGCGGCCACCTCGACAAGATCAGCGACAACATGTTCCTGGGCGCCGTCAACGCGTTCACCGGCGAGGCGGGCAAGGGCGTGAATCCCCTCACGGGGGAGAAGGGGCAGAACTTCTCGAAGATCGCGCGCGAGCTCAAAGCCAAGGGCATGGGTTGGGCCGTGATCGGCGACGAGAACTACGGCGAGGGCTCGAGCCGCGAGCACGCCGCGATGTCGCCACGCTTCCTGGGCTGCAAGGTCGTCATCGTCCGGAGCTTCGCCAGGATCGCCGAGACCAATCTCAAGAAGCAGGGCATCCTCCCCCTGACCTTCTCGAAAGCTTCCGACTACGACCTCATCGACCAGGACGACCGCCTGAGCGTCACGGGGCTCGCGCATCTCGCCCCCGGAAAGCCCGTCACGGTTGTCATCACGAAGCCCGGCGGGAAGACGGTCACCATCCAGTGCCTGCACAGCTTGACCGACGAGCAGATCGGGTGGTTCAAGGCGGGTTCCGCCCTGAACGCGCTCAGATAA
- the icd gene encoding NADP-dependent isocitrate dehydrogenase — protein MASRVKIPAGEKITTSHGKLQVPDRPIVAFIEGDGTGPDIWAAAVRVLDAAVEQSYRGKRKIAWAEVYAGDKAQAVYGKDCPPNLLPDETMDVIREYLIAIKGPLTTPIGEGFRSLNVTLRQVLDLYVCLRPVRYLKGVPSPVKHPEKIDMVIFRENTEDIYAGIEWEQGTPEAKKVIDFLINEMKVTKIRFPNTSSIGIKPVSKEGSERLIRAAMRYAIENNRRSVTLVHKGNIQKYTEGMFMKWGYALAKREFSDKLVSWDDCGGKPPAGKILVKDAITDAFLQQILTRPDEFDVIPCCNLTGDLISDALAAQVGGIGIAPGANINYDTGHALFEATHGTAPKYVGQDKVNPGSVILSGEMMLRHMGWTEAADRINAGIEKTIAQKIVTYDLARLMEGAKEVKCSAFGTAVIDSMKTL, from the coding sequence ATGGCATCCCGAGTGAAGATCCCGGCAGGCGAGAAGATCACGACCAGCCACGGCAAGCTGCAGGTGCCGGACCGTCCCATCGTCGCCTTCATCGAGGGCGACGGCACGGGCCCGGACATCTGGGCGGCGGCGGTGCGGGTGCTCGACGCCGCCGTCGAGCAGTCCTACCGCGGCAAGCGCAAGATCGCGTGGGCCGAGGTGTATGCGGGGGACAAGGCGCAGGCGGTCTACGGCAAGGACTGCCCGCCCAACCTGCTGCCGGATGAGACCATGGACGTGATCCGCGAGTACCTGATCGCGATCAAGGGCCCGCTCACCACGCCCATCGGCGAGGGCTTCCGCTCCCTGAACGTGACGCTGCGCCAGGTGCTGGACCTGTACGTGTGCCTGCGCCCGGTGCGCTACCTCAAGGGCGTGCCGTCCCCGGTGAAGCACCCAGAAAAAATCGACATGGTGATCTTCCGGGAGAACACCGAGGACATCTACGCCGGCATCGAGTGGGAGCAGGGCACCCCCGAGGCCAAGAAGGTCATCGACTTTCTCATCAATGAGATGAAGGTCACCAAGATCCGGTTCCCCAACACGTCGTCGATCGGCATCAAGCCCGTGTCGAAGGAGGGCTCCGAGCGGCTGATCCGCGCGGCGATGCGGTACGCGATCGAGAACAACCGCCGCAGCGTCACCTTGGTCCACAAGGGCAATATCCAGAAGTACACGGAAGGCATGTTCATGAAGTGGGGCTACGCGCTCGCCAAGCGCGAGTTCTCGGACAAGCTCGTTTCCTGGGACGACTGTGGAGGCAAGCCGCCGGCGGGGAAGATCCTCGTCAAGGACGCCATCACCGACGCATTCCTCCAGCAGATTCTGACCCGCCCGGACGAGTTCGACGTCATCCCGTGCTGCAATCTGACGGGCGATCTCATTTCTGACGCACTCGCGGCGCAGGTGGGAGGCATCGGCATCGCGCCGGGCGCCAACATCAACTACGACACGGGGCACGCGCTCTTCGAGGCGACGCACGGGACGGCGCCCAAGTACGTCGGGCAGGACAAGGTCAACCCGGGCTCGGTCATCCTCTCGGGCGAGATGATGCTCCGCCACATGGGCTGGACCGAGGCCGCGGACCGCATCAACGCCGGCATCGAGAAGACCATCGCGCAGAAGATCGTGACGTACGACTTGGCACGGCTCATGGAGGGCGCGAAGGAAGTCAAGTGCTCGGCGTTCGGGACGGCCGTCATCGACAGCATGAAGACGTTGTAG
- the mdh gene encoding malate dehydrogenase, producing MARPKITVVGAGNVGASVAQYAVEKELGDVVLVDVIEGIPQGKALDLAQAGPVHGYDSRLVGSNGYDETADSDIVVITAGLARKPGMTRDDLLFKNAEIVGGVVEQVVARSKNAILILVTNPLDAMVQLAWKKSGFPHQRVVGMAGILDSARFRTFIAQELKVSVENVTAFVLGGHGDTMVPLPRYSTVAGIPITDLLPADKIQALVTRTANGGAEIVGLLKSGSAYYAPAAAAVEMVEAILKDKKKILPCAAYLNGEYGVKGLYVGVPVKLGRSGVEQVIEIKLTAEEQAGFDKSAAAVRELVDKLKL from the coding sequence ATGGCTCGCCCAAAGATCACGGTGGTCGGCGCCGGCAACGTCGGCGCCTCGGTCGCCCAGTATGCGGTGGAGAAAGAGCTCGGCGACGTCGTGCTGGTGGACGTTATCGAGGGCATCCCGCAGGGCAAGGCGCTGGACCTGGCCCAGGCGGGGCCGGTGCACGGCTACGACTCGCGCCTGGTCGGCTCGAACGGATACGACGAGACGGCCGACTCGGACATCGTGGTCATCACTGCCGGGCTGGCGCGAAAGCCCGGGATGACCAGGGACGATCTCCTCTTCAAGAACGCCGAGATCGTGGGCGGTGTCGTCGAGCAGGTCGTAGCGCGCTCGAAGAACGCGATCCTGATCCTCGTGACGAACCCGCTCGACGCCATGGTCCAGCTGGCGTGGAAGAAGTCCGGCTTCCCGCACCAGCGCGTGGTCGGCATGGCGGGCATTCTCGATTCGGCGCGCTTCCGCACCTTCATCGCCCAGGAGCTCAAGGTCTCCGTCGAGAACGTCACCGCCTTCGTGCTCGGCGGCCACGGCGACACCATGGTGCCGCTGCCGCGCTACTCGACGGTGGCGGGCATCCCGATCACCGACCTCCTGCCGGCCGACAAGATCCAGGCGCTGGTGACGCGTACGGCCAACGGGGGCGCCGAGATCGTGGGGCTCCTCAAGAGCGGCAGCGCCTACTACGCGCCGGCGGCCGCGGCGGTCGAGATGGTCGAAGCCATCCTCAAGGACAAGAAGAAGATCCTGCCGTGCGCCGCGTACCTCAATGGTGAGTATGGCGTCAAGGGGCTCTACGTCGGCGTGCCGGTCAAGCTGGGTCGCAGCGGGGTCGAGCAGGTGATCGAGATCAAGCTCACGGCCGAGGAGCAGGCGGGCTTCGACAAGTCCGCGGCGGCGGTGCGCGAGCTGGTCGACAAGCTCAAGCTGTAG
- a CDS encoding fumarate hydratase, giving the protein MREIHASAIAEAVKKLCLEANYSIEPDMLRAFDRALGTERSSAGRHVLQILKDNAELARTKKIPYCQDTGTVICFVELGQDVHVTGGGLADAINEGVRQGYTEGYLRASIVRSPFDRVNTGDNTPAVLHVEVVPGVAMKIQIMAKGGGCENRSKYKMLTPADGVDGVKEWILECIRTAGPDACPPLIAGVGVGGNFEKAALLSKKALFRELGTPNPDPAVDAIEKEVLDRANRLGIGPQGYGGDTTAFGIHILTYPCHITSLPVAVTIECHAHRHKEVTL; this is encoded by the coding sequence ATGCGCGAGATCCACGCGAGCGCCATCGCGGAAGCCGTCAAGAAGCTCTGCCTGGAGGCGAACTACTCCATCGAGCCCGACATGCTCCGCGCCTTCGACCGCGCCCTCGGGACCGAGCGCTCGTCGGCCGGCAGGCACGTGCTCCAGATCCTCAAGGACAACGCCGAGCTCGCGCGGACCAAGAAGATCCCGTACTGCCAGGACACGGGCACGGTCATCTGCTTCGTCGAACTGGGGCAGGACGTGCACGTGACGGGCGGCGGCCTTGCGGACGCGATCAACGAGGGCGTCAGGCAGGGCTACACGGAAGGCTACCTCCGCGCCTCGATCGTCCGCTCGCCCTTCGACCGCGTGAACACGGGCGACAACACGCCGGCGGTCCTCCACGTGGAGGTCGTGCCCGGCGTGGCGATGAAGATCCAGATCATGGCCAAGGGCGGCGGGTGCGAGAACCGCTCCAAGTACAAGATGCTGACGCCCGCCGATGGCGTGGACGGCGTCAAGGAGTGGATTCTCGAGTGCATCAGGACGGCGGGGCCCGACGCCTGCCCGCCGCTCATCGCGGGGGTCGGCGTGGGCGGCAACTTCGAGAAGGCGGCTCTCCTGTCCAAGAAGGCGCTCTTCCGCGAGCTCGGCACTCCCAACCCCGACCCGGCCGTGGACGCAATCGAGAAAGAAGTGCTCGACAGAGCCAACCGTCTCGGCATCGGCCCGCAGGGCTACGGCGGCGACACCACGGCGTTCGGCATCCACATCCTGACGTACCCCTGCCACATCACGAGCCTGCCTGTCGCCGTCACCATCGAGTGCCACGCCCATCGCCACAAAGAGGTGACGTTGTGA